Proteins co-encoded in one Phalacrocorax carbo chromosome 5, bPhaCar2.1, whole genome shotgun sequence genomic window:
- the SF3B1 gene encoding splicing factor 3B subunit 1 isoform X1, producing the protein MAKIAKTHEDIEAQIREIQGKKPALDEAQGVGLDSTGYYDQEIYGGSDSRFAGYVTSIAATELEDDDDDYPSTSLLGQKKPGYHAPVALLNDIPQSTEQYDPFAEHRPQKIADREDEYKKHRRMMIISPERLDPFADGGKTPDPKMNARTYMDVMREQHLTKEEREIRQQLAEKAKAGELKVVNGAASQPPSKRKRRWDQTADQTPGATPKKLSSWDQAETPGHTPSLRWDETPGRAKGSETPGATPGSKIWDPTPSHTPAGAATPGRDTPGHATPGHGGATSSARKNRWDETPKTERDTPGHGSGWAETPRTDRGGDSIGETPTPGASKRKSRWDETPASQMGGSTPVLTPGKTPIGTPAMNMATPTPGHIMSMTPEQLQAWRWEREIDERNRPLSDEELDAMFPEGYKVLPPPAGYVPIRTPARKLTATPTPLGGMTGFHMQTEDRTMKSVNDQPSGNLPFLKPDDIQYFDKLLVDVDESTLSPEEQKERKIMKLLLKIKNGTPPMRKAALRQITDKAREFGAGPLFNQILPLLMSPTLEDQERHLLVKVIDRILYKLDDLVRPYVHKILVVIEPLLIDEDYYARVEGREIISNLAKAAGLATMISTMRPDIDNMDEYVRNTTARAFAVVASALGIPSLLPFLKAVCKSKKSWQARHTGIKIVQQIAILMGCAILPHLRSLVEIIEHGLVDEQQKVRTISALAIAALAEAATPYGIESFDSVLKPLWKGIRQHRGKGLAAFLKAIGYLIPLMDAEYANYYTREVMLILIREFQSPDEEMKKIVLKVVKQCCGTDGVEANYIKTEILPPFFKHFWQHRMALDRRNYRQLVDTTVELANKVGAAEIISRIVDDLKDEAEQYRKMVMETIEKIMGNLGAADIDHKLEEQLIDGILYAFQEQTTEDSVMLNGFGTVVNALGKRVKPYLPQICGTVLWRLNNKSAKVRQQAADLISRTAVVMKTCQEEKLMGHLGVVLYEYLGEEYPEVLGSILGALKAIVNVIGMHKMTPPIKDLLPRLTPILKNRHEKVQENCIDLVGRIADRGAEYVSAREWMRICFELLELLKAHKKAIRRATVNTFGYIAKAIGPHDVLATLLNNLKVQERQNRVCTTVAIAIVAETCSPFTVLPALMNEYRVPELNVQNGVLKSLSFLFEYIGEMGKDYIYAVTPLLEDALMDRDLVHRQTASAVVQHMSLGVYGFGCEDSLNHLLNYVWPNVFETSPHVIQAVMGALEGLRVAIGPCRMLQYCLQGLFHPARKVRDVYWKIYNSIYIGSQDALIAHYPRIYNDEKNTYIRYELDYIL; encoded by the exons ATGGCGAAGATCGCCAAGACCCAcgaag ATATTGAAGCACAAATTCGAgaaattcaaggaaaaaagcCTGCTCTTGATGAAGCACAAGGAGTAGGCCTTGATTCCACAGGATATTATGATCAAGAAATTTATGGTGGCAGTGACAGCAGGTTTGCTGGGTACGTCACTTCTATTGCAGCAACTGAATTGGAAGAT GATGATGATGACTACCCTTCTACAAGTTTGCTTGGCCAGAAGAAGCCAGGGTACCACGCTCCAGTGGCATTGCTTAATGACATACCACAGTCTACTGAACAG taTGATCCTTTTGCAGAACACCGCCCTCAAAAGATTGCAGATCGGGAAGATGAATACAAAAAGCACAGGCGGATGATGATAATTTCCCCTGAGCGTCTTGATCCTTTTGCAGATG GAGGGAAGACACCAGATCCTAAAATGAATGCCAGAACGTACATGGATGTTATGCGTGAACAGCATTTAACAAAAGAAGAG AGGGAAATTAGGCAACAACTAGCTGAAAAAGCTAAAGCTGGAGAGCTTAAAGTCGTCAATGGAGCTGCATCTCAGCCACCTTCAAAACGCAAACGGCGTTGGGATCAGACAGCTGATCAGACTCCTGGTGCTACACCTAAAAAATTATCCAGTTGGGATCAAGCAGAG ACTCCTGGACATACACCATCTCTGCGATGGGATGAAACTCCAGGCCGCGCAAAGGGTAGTGAAACTCCTGGTGCCACCCCAGGCTCAAAAATATGGGATCCAACTCCCAGTCATACACCAGCAGGAGCTGCAACACCTGGACGGGACACGCCTGGTCACGCAACACCAGGCCATGGAGGTGCCACTTCTAGTGCACGTAAAAATCGATGGGATGAAACACCTAAAACAGAAAGAG atACTCCGGGACATGGCAGCGGATGGGCTGAGACGCCTCGTACAGATAGAGGTGGTGACTCCATTGGTGAGACACCAACCCCAGGAGCAAGTAAAAGAAAGTCACGATGGGATGAAACACCTGCTAGCCAGATGGGTGGCAGCACTCCTGTTCTGACACCTGGCAAAACACCCATTGGTACACCAGCTATGAACATGGCAACTCCTACACCAG gtCATATCATGAGCATGACTCCTGAACAGCTGCAGGCTTGGCGTTGGGAAAGGGAAATTGATGAGAGAAACAGACCACTTTCTGATGAAGAATTGGATGCTATGTTTCCAGAAGGATATAAG GTTCTTCCCCCACCAGCTGGTTATGTACCTATTCGCACTCCAGCTCGTAAGCTTACAGCAACTCCGACACCTTTGGGTGGTATGACTGGATTCCACATGCAGACAGAAGACCGGACTATGAAGAGTGTTAATGACCAGCCATCTGGCAATCTTCCATTCCTAAAACCAGATGATATCCAATACTTCGACAAACTGCTG GTTGATGTTGATGAGTCAACTCTGAGTCCTGAAGAacagaaggagaggaaaataatgaaattacttctgaaaataaagaacGGCACACCTCCCATGAGAAAG gcTGCATTGCGACAAATTACCGATAAAGCTCGGGAGTTTGGAGCAGGGCCGTTGTTTAATCAGATCCTGCCTCTGCTGATGTCACCAACGCTTGAAGATCAGGAACGTCACTTGCTTGTGAAAGTCATTGACAGAATTCTTTACAAACTGGATGACTTGGTCCGACCGTATGTACACAAG ATCCTTGTGGTCATTGAACCACTGCTGATTGATGAAGACTACTACGCTAGAGTGGAAGgcagagaaataatttcaaacttgGCTAAG GCTGCTGGTTTGGCAACAATGATCTCCACAATGCGACCTGATATTGATAACATGGATGAGTATGTCCGAAATACAACAGCTCGAGCCTTTGCTGTCGTGGCCTCTGCTTTGGGCATTCCTTCTCTGCTACCCTTCTTGAAAGCTgtctgtaaaagcaaaaaatcctgGCAGGCTAGGCATACTGGCATCAAGATTGTACAGCAGATTGCTATTCTTATGGGTTGTGCTATCTTGCCTCATCTCAGGAGCTTGGTTGAAATTATTGAACATG GTCTGGTGGATGAGCAGCAGAAAGTTCGTACCATCAGTGCTTTGGCTATTGCTGCTTTGGCTGAGGCAGCTACTCCCTATGGTATTGAGTCATTTGATTCTGTTCTGAAGCCTTTATGGAAGGGTATACGTCAACACAGAGGAAAG GGTTTGGCTGCCTTCTTGAAGGCTATTGGTTACCTGATTCCACTCATGGATGCTGAGTATGCAAACTATTATACCAGAGAAGTCATGCTAATCCTTATCAGAGAGTTCCAGTCTCCtgatgaagaaatgaaaaaaattgtgttgAAG GTGGTAAAGCAGTGTTGTGGTACAGATGGTGTTGAAGCAAACtacattaaaacagaaatcttgCCACCTTTTTTCAAACACTTCTGGCAGCACAGAATGGCATTGGACAGAAGAAATTACAGACAg CTGGTTGATACAACTGTGGAGCTGGCAAATAAAGTTGGagctgcagaaattatttctagaaTTGTGGATGATCTGAAAGATGAGGCTGAGCAGTACAGAAAAATGGTGATGGAGACAATTGAGAAGATAATGGGAAATCTAGGGGCAGCAGACATTGATCATAAACTGGAAGAACAACTTATTGATGGTATCTTGTACGCCTTTCAGGAACAGACCACAGAG GATTCTGTGATGCTGAATGGTTTTGGCACAGTGGTTAATGCTCTAGGCAAGAGAGTTAAACCCTACTTGCCACAAATCTGTGGTACAGTTTTGTGGCGTTTGAACAACAAATCAGCTAAAGTTAGGCAGCAGGCTGCTGACCTGATCTCTCGTACTGCAGTTGTCATGAAAACTTGCCAAGAG GAAAAACTGATGGGACACTTGGGTGTTGTCTTGTATGAGTACCTGGGTGAAGAATATCCTGAAGTACTGGGCAGCATACTCGGAGCACTTAAGGCTATTGTGAACGTTATAG GTATGCACAAGATGACGCCCCCGATCAAAGATCTGCTGCCACGGCTTACACCTATTTTGAAGAACAGACACGAGAAAGTACAGGAAAATTGTATTGATCTTGTTGGGCGCATTGCAGACCG aggtGCAGAATATGTTTCTGCAAGAGAATGGATGAGGATCTGCTTTGAACTGCTTGAATTACTTAAAGCTCACAAGAAAGCTATCCGAAGAGCCACAGTGAACACTTTTGGTTACATTGCAAAAGCTATTGG ACCTCACGATGTACTGGCTACACTGCTGAATAACTTGAAAGTACAAGAAAGGCAGAACAGAGTATGTACTACTGTCGCAATTGCTATTGTAGCTGAAACATGCTCACCTTTCACAGTGCTGCCTGCACTCATGAATGAATACAGAGTTCCAGAACTGAATGTCCAGAATGGTGTGTTaaaatctctttctttcctgtttgaaTACATTGGAGAGATGGGAAAAGATTACATTTATGCTGTTACACCATTGCTTGAAGATGCTTTAATGGACAG GGATCTTGTACACAGACAAACAGCCAGTGCCGTGGTACAACATATGTCTCTTGGTGTTTATGGGTTTGGCTGTGAAGATTCTCTTAACCATTTGTTGAATTACGTATGGCCTAATGTGTTTGAAACCTCTCCTCATGTCATTCAGGCAGTTATGGGGGCTCTGGAGGGCCTCAGAGTTGCTATCGGTCCCTGCAGAATGTTGCAGTATTGTTTACAG GGTTTGTTTCACCCTGCCAGGAAAGTCAGAGATGTTTATTGGAAGATTTATAATTCAATCTACATCGGATCACAGGATGCTCTGATAGCACATTATCCAAGAATCTATAATGATGAAAAGAACACCTATATTCGTTACGAACTTGATTACATCTTATAA
- the SF3B1 gene encoding splicing factor 3B subunit 1 isoform X2, with the protein MNARTYMDVMREQHLTKEEREIRQQLAEKAKAGELKVVNGAASQPPSKRKRRWDQTADQTPGATPKKLSSWDQAETPGHTPSLRWDETPGRAKGSETPGATPGSKIWDPTPSHTPAGAATPGRDTPGHATPGHGGATSSARKNRWDETPKTERDTPGHGSGWAETPRTDRGGDSIGETPTPGASKRKSRWDETPASQMGGSTPVLTPGKTPIGTPAMNMATPTPGHIMSMTPEQLQAWRWEREIDERNRPLSDEELDAMFPEGYKVLPPPAGYVPIRTPARKLTATPTPLGGMTGFHMQTEDRTMKSVNDQPSGNLPFLKPDDIQYFDKLLVDVDESTLSPEEQKERKIMKLLLKIKNGTPPMRKAALRQITDKAREFGAGPLFNQILPLLMSPTLEDQERHLLVKVIDRILYKLDDLVRPYVHKILVVIEPLLIDEDYYARVEGREIISNLAKAAGLATMISTMRPDIDNMDEYVRNTTARAFAVVASALGIPSLLPFLKAVCKSKKSWQARHTGIKIVQQIAILMGCAILPHLRSLVEIIEHGLVDEQQKVRTISALAIAALAEAATPYGIESFDSVLKPLWKGIRQHRGKGLAAFLKAIGYLIPLMDAEYANYYTREVMLILIREFQSPDEEMKKIVLKVVKQCCGTDGVEANYIKTEILPPFFKHFWQHRMALDRRNYRQLVDTTVELANKVGAAEIISRIVDDLKDEAEQYRKMVMETIEKIMGNLGAADIDHKLEEQLIDGILYAFQEQTTEDSVMLNGFGTVVNALGKRVKPYLPQICGTVLWRLNNKSAKVRQQAADLISRTAVVMKTCQEEKLMGHLGVVLYEYLGEEYPEVLGSILGALKAIVNVIGMHKMTPPIKDLLPRLTPILKNRHEKVQENCIDLVGRIADRGAEYVSAREWMRICFELLELLKAHKKAIRRATVNTFGYIAKAIGPHDVLATLLNNLKVQERQNRVCTTVAIAIVAETCSPFTVLPALMNEYRVPELNVQNGVLKSLSFLFEYIGEMGKDYIYAVTPLLEDALMDRDLVHRQTASAVVQHMSLGVYGFGCEDSLNHLLNYVWPNVFETSPHVIQAVMGALEGLRVAIGPCRMLQYCLQGLFHPARKVRDVYWKIYNSIYIGSQDALIAHYPRIYNDEKNTYIRYELDYIL; encoded by the exons ATGAATGCCAGAACGTACATGGATGTTATGCGTGAACAGCATTTAACAAAAGAAGAG AGGGAAATTAGGCAACAACTAGCTGAAAAAGCTAAAGCTGGAGAGCTTAAAGTCGTCAATGGAGCTGCATCTCAGCCACCTTCAAAACGCAAACGGCGTTGGGATCAGACAGCTGATCAGACTCCTGGTGCTACACCTAAAAAATTATCCAGTTGGGATCAAGCAGAG ACTCCTGGACATACACCATCTCTGCGATGGGATGAAACTCCAGGCCGCGCAAAGGGTAGTGAAACTCCTGGTGCCACCCCAGGCTCAAAAATATGGGATCCAACTCCCAGTCATACACCAGCAGGAGCTGCAACACCTGGACGGGACACGCCTGGTCACGCAACACCAGGCCATGGAGGTGCCACTTCTAGTGCACGTAAAAATCGATGGGATGAAACACCTAAAACAGAAAGAG atACTCCGGGACATGGCAGCGGATGGGCTGAGACGCCTCGTACAGATAGAGGTGGTGACTCCATTGGTGAGACACCAACCCCAGGAGCAAGTAAAAGAAAGTCACGATGGGATGAAACACCTGCTAGCCAGATGGGTGGCAGCACTCCTGTTCTGACACCTGGCAAAACACCCATTGGTACACCAGCTATGAACATGGCAACTCCTACACCAG gtCATATCATGAGCATGACTCCTGAACAGCTGCAGGCTTGGCGTTGGGAAAGGGAAATTGATGAGAGAAACAGACCACTTTCTGATGAAGAATTGGATGCTATGTTTCCAGAAGGATATAAG GTTCTTCCCCCACCAGCTGGTTATGTACCTATTCGCACTCCAGCTCGTAAGCTTACAGCAACTCCGACACCTTTGGGTGGTATGACTGGATTCCACATGCAGACAGAAGACCGGACTATGAAGAGTGTTAATGACCAGCCATCTGGCAATCTTCCATTCCTAAAACCAGATGATATCCAATACTTCGACAAACTGCTG GTTGATGTTGATGAGTCAACTCTGAGTCCTGAAGAacagaaggagaggaaaataatgaaattacttctgaaaataaagaacGGCACACCTCCCATGAGAAAG gcTGCATTGCGACAAATTACCGATAAAGCTCGGGAGTTTGGAGCAGGGCCGTTGTTTAATCAGATCCTGCCTCTGCTGATGTCACCAACGCTTGAAGATCAGGAACGTCACTTGCTTGTGAAAGTCATTGACAGAATTCTTTACAAACTGGATGACTTGGTCCGACCGTATGTACACAAG ATCCTTGTGGTCATTGAACCACTGCTGATTGATGAAGACTACTACGCTAGAGTGGAAGgcagagaaataatttcaaacttgGCTAAG GCTGCTGGTTTGGCAACAATGATCTCCACAATGCGACCTGATATTGATAACATGGATGAGTATGTCCGAAATACAACAGCTCGAGCCTTTGCTGTCGTGGCCTCTGCTTTGGGCATTCCTTCTCTGCTACCCTTCTTGAAAGCTgtctgtaaaagcaaaaaatcctgGCAGGCTAGGCATACTGGCATCAAGATTGTACAGCAGATTGCTATTCTTATGGGTTGTGCTATCTTGCCTCATCTCAGGAGCTTGGTTGAAATTATTGAACATG GTCTGGTGGATGAGCAGCAGAAAGTTCGTACCATCAGTGCTTTGGCTATTGCTGCTTTGGCTGAGGCAGCTACTCCCTATGGTATTGAGTCATTTGATTCTGTTCTGAAGCCTTTATGGAAGGGTATACGTCAACACAGAGGAAAG GGTTTGGCTGCCTTCTTGAAGGCTATTGGTTACCTGATTCCACTCATGGATGCTGAGTATGCAAACTATTATACCAGAGAAGTCATGCTAATCCTTATCAGAGAGTTCCAGTCTCCtgatgaagaaatgaaaaaaattgtgttgAAG GTGGTAAAGCAGTGTTGTGGTACAGATGGTGTTGAAGCAAACtacattaaaacagaaatcttgCCACCTTTTTTCAAACACTTCTGGCAGCACAGAATGGCATTGGACAGAAGAAATTACAGACAg CTGGTTGATACAACTGTGGAGCTGGCAAATAAAGTTGGagctgcagaaattatttctagaaTTGTGGATGATCTGAAAGATGAGGCTGAGCAGTACAGAAAAATGGTGATGGAGACAATTGAGAAGATAATGGGAAATCTAGGGGCAGCAGACATTGATCATAAACTGGAAGAACAACTTATTGATGGTATCTTGTACGCCTTTCAGGAACAGACCACAGAG GATTCTGTGATGCTGAATGGTTTTGGCACAGTGGTTAATGCTCTAGGCAAGAGAGTTAAACCCTACTTGCCACAAATCTGTGGTACAGTTTTGTGGCGTTTGAACAACAAATCAGCTAAAGTTAGGCAGCAGGCTGCTGACCTGATCTCTCGTACTGCAGTTGTCATGAAAACTTGCCAAGAG GAAAAACTGATGGGACACTTGGGTGTTGTCTTGTATGAGTACCTGGGTGAAGAATATCCTGAAGTACTGGGCAGCATACTCGGAGCACTTAAGGCTATTGTGAACGTTATAG GTATGCACAAGATGACGCCCCCGATCAAAGATCTGCTGCCACGGCTTACACCTATTTTGAAGAACAGACACGAGAAAGTACAGGAAAATTGTATTGATCTTGTTGGGCGCATTGCAGACCG aggtGCAGAATATGTTTCTGCAAGAGAATGGATGAGGATCTGCTTTGAACTGCTTGAATTACTTAAAGCTCACAAGAAAGCTATCCGAAGAGCCACAGTGAACACTTTTGGTTACATTGCAAAAGCTATTGG ACCTCACGATGTACTGGCTACACTGCTGAATAACTTGAAAGTACAAGAAAGGCAGAACAGAGTATGTACTACTGTCGCAATTGCTATTGTAGCTGAAACATGCTCACCTTTCACAGTGCTGCCTGCACTCATGAATGAATACAGAGTTCCAGAACTGAATGTCCAGAATGGTGTGTTaaaatctctttctttcctgtttgaaTACATTGGAGAGATGGGAAAAGATTACATTTATGCTGTTACACCATTGCTTGAAGATGCTTTAATGGACAG GGATCTTGTACACAGACAAACAGCCAGTGCCGTGGTACAACATATGTCTCTTGGTGTTTATGGGTTTGGCTGTGAAGATTCTCTTAACCATTTGTTGAATTACGTATGGCCTAATGTGTTTGAAACCTCTCCTCATGTCATTCAGGCAGTTATGGGGGCTCTGGAGGGCCTCAGAGTTGCTATCGGTCCCTGCAGAATGTTGCAGTATTGTTTACAG GGTTTGTTTCACCCTGCCAGGAAAGTCAGAGATGTTTATTGGAAGATTTATAATTCAATCTACATCGGATCACAGGATGCTCTGATAGCACATTATCCAAGAATCTATAATGATGAAAAGAACACCTATATTCGTTACGAACTTGATTACATCTTATAA